A region from the Antennarius striatus isolate MH-2024 chromosome 24, ASM4005453v1, whole genome shotgun sequence genome encodes:
- the LOC137591602 gene encoding neuronal membrane glycoprotein M6-b-like isoform X1, with amino-acid sequence MDGTKPAMESNAEETQDEGQESKGCFECCIKCLGGVPYASLVATILCFSGVALFCGCGHVALTGTLTMLENHFSTVTTDHATFALVIQIFQYIIYGIASFFFVYAIILLAEGFYTTSAIKKELQSDFKTTVCGRCITAFFMFLTYILALIFLAIFGFTAIPVFLFFNMWSTCAAMKSPDANITAPDSICVDVRQYGIIPWNATPGKACGATLGEICNTSEFYLSYHLYIVAFAGAGATVIALIHYLMILSANWAYLKSAVSTHEYQDIKTKDDQDLEAEARSKEGQNSSSYS; translated from the exons ATGGATGGGACAAAGCCGGCCATGGAGTCCAACGCGGAGGAGACTCAAGACGAGGGGCAGGAGAGCAAAG GATGCTTCGAGTGCTGCATCAAATGTCTGGGTGGGGTACCCTACGCCTCCCTGGTGGCCACCATCCTGTGCTTCTCCGGCGTGGCCCTATTCTGCGGCTGCGGCCACGTGGCGCTGACCGGCACCCTGACCATGCTGGAGAACCATTTCTCCACGGTCACCACCGACCACGCCACCTTCGCCTTGGT GATCCAAATCTTTCAATACATCATCTACGGCATCGCCTCCTTCTTCTTCGTCTACGCCATCATCCTGCTGGCCGAAGGCTTTTACACCACCAGCGCCAtcaagaaggagctgcagagcGACTTCAAGACCACCGTTTGCGGACGCTGCATCACTGCCTTT TTCATGTTCCTGACCTACATCCTTGCGCTGATCTTCCTGGCCATCTTTGGCTTCACGGCGATACCGGTTTTCCTGTTCTTCAACATGTGGAGCACCTGCGCTGCCATGAAGTCTCCCGACGCCAACATCACCGCCCCTGACTCCATCTGCGTGGATGTCAGGCAGTACG GTATTATTCCCTGGAACGCCACGCCAGGAAAAGCCTGCGGAGCCACTCTGGGAGAAATCTGCAACACCAGCGAG TTCTACCTGTCCTATCACCTCTACATCGTCGCCTTCGCCGGCGCCGGAGCCACCGTCATCGCGTTG atcCACTACCTGATGATTCTGTCGGCCAACTGGGCCTACCTGAAGAGTGCCGTTTCGACACACGAGTACCAGGACATAAAGACCAAGGATGACCAGGACCTGGAGGCGGAGGCGCGCTCCAAGGAGGGTCAGAACTCCTCCTCCTACTCATAA
- the gemin8 gene encoding gem-associated protein 8 — MKDDVTTVMSWFSSPVYSRYWQHYQQAMAWHRRHRRAYRRALEAAYGPGYRQELRPGGQRRYADLHTRESRSSEEQNGDESSSDGDIECDVSNMEISEELRQYFAQTEKHREELKRQQQIEAEQHDSYVPADRDLRGVSWRSSTAPPSERPGERRSAEMKKLYGDDSPKILAMETAMQLTFDRNCDLKQPKYWPVIPLKL, encoded by the exons ATG AAGGATGACGTCACGACGGTGATGTCCTGGTTTTCCAGCCCCGTCTACAGCCGCTACTGGCAGCACTACCAGCAGGCGATGGCCTGGCATCGGAGGCACCGGCGGGCCTACCGGAGGGCCCTGGAGGCTGCCTACGGGCCCGGCTACCGCCAGGAGCTGCGTCCTGGCGGCCAGCGGCGGTATGCAGACTTGCACACCAGAGAGAGCCGCAGCAGCGAGGAACAGAATGGAGACGAGAGCAGCTCGGATGGTGACATCGAGTGTGACGTCAGCAACATGGAGATCAGCGAGGAGCTGAGGCAGTACTTCGCCCAGACGGAAAAGCACAGAGAGGAGCTAA AGAGGCAGCAGCAGATAGAGGCCGAGCAGCATGACAGCTACGTACCGGCTGACCGGGACCTCCGCGGCGTCTCCTGGCGCAGCAGCACCGCCCCTCCCTCGGAACGACCTGGCGAGAGACGCAGCGCCGAGATGAAGAAGCTGTACGGCGACGACTCGCCCAAGATCCTGGCCATGGAGACAGCGATGCAGCTCACGTTCGACAGAAACTGTGACCTCAAACAGCCCAAATACTGGCCGGTTATCCCACTGAAGCTGTGA
- the LOC137591383 gene encoding OX-2 membrane glycoprotein-like — MCGPSLPLCLLLWVAGATVSRTRGEVIAPASLSAEAGRPLLLGCNITTATGDNIRQVRWHNSHDEILLAYELTVPVSVSHQDPNVQLAVSHGNGSYITIKKVRPSDEGCYRCVFDVFPTGLQEGRTCVSVTVKVHLEGNQTAVSGQPASMSCRYGLPDTVQQVLWRKTAEQGDTTAVASYTKRGQQSVADQALGRVGMSRSLSDTRLTIHSVRMEDEACYTCEFHTYPDGTKSATACLSVYVLPKPEVGHVTSPSGVTEANCTAQSRPAADITWNVMRDNRTLGPPISSAYEQGDGTTIVTSTLLFQSGLLGDLAVKCIVYHPGLTKPLTVALNTSVSPAVVILLSVCGVAAVLLLCLCVCLCKCFICTDD, encoded by the exons ATGTGTGGACCTTCCTTGCCTCTGTGTCTGCTGCTTTGGGTCGCCGGGGCAACTGTTTCCAGGACGCGAG GTGAGGTCATAGCTCCTGCCAGTCTCAGCGCAGAGGCGGGTCGTCCCCTCTTGCTAGGCTGCAACATCACCACAGCAACCGGCGACAACATCCGGCAGGTACGCTGGCACAACAGTCACGACGAGATCCTGCTGGCATACGAGCTGACGGTCCCCGTAAGCGTCAGCCATCAAGACCCCAACGTGCAGCTGGCCGTCTCCCACGGCAACGGCAGCTACATCACCATCAAGAAGGTCCGGCCCAGCGACGAAGGATGCTACCGCTGCGTCTTTGACGTTTTCCCCACGGGCCTGCAAGAAGGCAGGACATGCGTCAGCGTCACCG TTAAAGTCCACCTGGAGGGCAACCAGACAGCGGTGAGCGGGCAGCCGGCCTCCATGTCCTGCAGGTACGGTCTCCCCGACACGGTGCAGCAGGTCCTCTGGAGGAAGACGGCAGAGCAGGGCGACACCACAGCCGTGGCGTCCTACACCAAACGCGGCCAGCAGAGCGTGGCGGACCAGGCGTTGGGTCGGGTTGGCATGAGCCGCAGCCTGAGCGACACCCGGCTCACCATCCATTCGGTCAGGATGGAGGACGAGGCCTGCTACACCTGCGAGTTCCACACCTACCCAGACGGCACCAAGAGCGCCACCGCCTGCCTGTCGGTTTACG TTTTGCCCAAACCAGAGGTGGGTCACGTGACCTCGCCCTCAGGAGTCACCGAGGCCAACTGCACCGCCCAGTCCCGGCCGGCGGCCGACATCACCTGGAACGTCATGCGCGACAACCGAACGCTGGGGCCACCCATTTCCTCCGCCTATGAGCAGGGCGACGGCACGACCATCGTGACCAGCACGCTGCTGTTCCAGTCGGGGTTGCTAGGCGACCTGGCGGTCAAGTGCATTGTGTACCATCCAGGTCTGACTAAGCCCCTGACGGTGGCCCTCAACACCAGCG tgagTCCGGCCGTGGTGATCTTGCTGTCGGTGTGCGGCGTGGCGGcggtcctcctcctctgcctgtgtgtgtgtctctgcaagTGTTTCATCTGCACCGATG
- the LOC137591602 gene encoding neuronal membrane glycoprotein M6-b-like isoform X2: MGCFECCIKCLGGVPYASLVATILCFSGVALFCGCGHVALTGTLTMLENHFSTVTTDHATFALVIQIFQYIIYGIASFFFVYAIILLAEGFYTTSAIKKELQSDFKTTVCGRCITAFFMFLTYILALIFLAIFGFTAIPVFLFFNMWSTCAAMKSPDANITAPDSICVDVRQYGIIPWNATPGKACGATLGEICNTSEFYLSYHLYIVAFAGAGATVIALIHYLMILSANWAYLKSAVSTHEYQDIKTKDDQDLEAEARSKEGQNSSSYS; encoded by the exons ATGG GATGCTTCGAGTGCTGCATCAAATGTCTGGGTGGGGTACCCTACGCCTCCCTGGTGGCCACCATCCTGTGCTTCTCCGGCGTGGCCCTATTCTGCGGCTGCGGCCACGTGGCGCTGACCGGCACCCTGACCATGCTGGAGAACCATTTCTCCACGGTCACCACCGACCACGCCACCTTCGCCTTGGT GATCCAAATCTTTCAATACATCATCTACGGCATCGCCTCCTTCTTCTTCGTCTACGCCATCATCCTGCTGGCCGAAGGCTTTTACACCACCAGCGCCAtcaagaaggagctgcagagcGACTTCAAGACCACCGTTTGCGGACGCTGCATCACTGCCTTT TTCATGTTCCTGACCTACATCCTTGCGCTGATCTTCCTGGCCATCTTTGGCTTCACGGCGATACCGGTTTTCCTGTTCTTCAACATGTGGAGCACCTGCGCTGCCATGAAGTCTCCCGACGCCAACATCACCGCCCCTGACTCCATCTGCGTGGATGTCAGGCAGTACG GTATTATTCCCTGGAACGCCACGCCAGGAAAAGCCTGCGGAGCCACTCTGGGAGAAATCTGCAACACCAGCGAG TTCTACCTGTCCTATCACCTCTACATCGTCGCCTTCGCCGGCGCCGGAGCCACCGTCATCGCGTTG atcCACTACCTGATGATTCTGTCGGCCAACTGGGCCTACCTGAAGAGTGCCGTTTCGACACACGAGTACCAGGACATAAAGACCAAGGATGACCAGGACCTGGAGGCGGAGGCGCGCTCCAAGGAGGGTCAGAACTCCTCCTCCTACTCATAA
- the LOC137591396 gene encoding OX-2 membrane glycoprotein-like yields MLQVIILSGWLIAASVAQITGYGNQAAVYGGDARYGCAVANPTGVLQVTWQRLFKDESIETLATYSKRFGLQVNPPFVGKVVFTEATLSSTSIMVKNVTWEDESCYVCSFNTYPDGSTWSQTCLTVEGISETWTGVLATTSARRGGGEPQEEEVVIGCSATGKPAPSIRWVPSPDAAEVTPAQISTSTNQNGTITSSGNVTVRAPAGWRGHVDCVMNAGMAGERRERFSISLGSGTRNEEEGTFSHWLMVALVAGSTLLIILIITISTVFVVKQRRIKDTL; encoded by the exons ATGCTGCAGGTGATAATCCTGTCCGGTTGGCTGATCGCAG cCTCCGTGGCTCAGATTACCGGTTACGGTAACCAAGCAGCTGTTTACGGCGGAGACGCACGGTACGGGTGCGCAGTGGCCAACCCGACAG GTGTCCTCCAGGTCACGTGGCAGCGGCTCTTTAAGGACGAGTCCATTGAGACTCTGGCGACCTACAGCAAACGGTTCGGACTGCAGGTGAACCCGCCCTTCGTGGGGAAGGTGGTTTTCACGGAGGCGACCCTCAGCTCCACGTCCATCATGGTGAAGAACGTGACGTGGGAGGACGAGAGCTGCTATGTCTGCTCTTTTAACACGTATCCGGATGGATCCACGTGGAGCCAGACCTGCTTGACGGTGGAAG GAATTTCTGAGACGTGGACTGGTGTGCTCGCTACCACCAGTGCgcgccgaggaggaggagaaccgcaggaggaggaggtcgtGATCGGCTGCTCCGCGACCGGTAAACCGGCTCCCAGCATCCGGTGGGTCCCCTCACCTGACGCTGCCGAAGTGACCCCCGCACAAATCAGCacctcaaccaatcagaacggCACGATCACCAGCAGCGGCAACGTCACCGTACGCGCGCCCGCGGGGTGGCGCGGTCACGTGGACTGCGTGATGAACGCAGGGATGGcgggggagaggagggagaggtttTCCATCAGTCTGGGTTCCGGGACGAGGAACGAGGAAGAGG GGACATTTTCACATTGGCTGATGGTTGCGTTGGTGGCCGGTTCAACACTGCtgatcatcctcatcatcaccatcagcaccGTGTTTGTTGTGAAGCAGCGAAG gatAAAAGACACCTTATGA